The Terriglobales bacterium genome includes the window GAAGTTGACGTGGGCGGTGATGTCCTGCTCGCCGGGGGCCTCGTAGGGATCCTCGCCGGCGGTGTGCTGGCGATAGGTCATGAGCGTGCCGCGATGGCGCCCGGCAAGCTGCTCCTCCCGGGTGTAGCCGTAGTCGATGATGACAGCAAAACCGCGGGTCAGCCGGGATGCGATCTTCTGCATGGAGCCCATCGCCGCCAGCGGGGCCTCGACGCGCTCGCCCGGCTCCGGCCGGACGCCGTAGCGGTCGAGGAAGGCGTGCGCCTCGGGTGAGGGCGGACGAAAGCGCTCGACCAGCTTCCCATCCTCGACGTCCACATACACCTGCCCTTCCGGGGTGACCGCCTCCACGGGCAAGGCGTCGAAGAACTCGTTGGCGAAGACGACGGCATCCGCAAGCGGCCCGCGCGACTCTTCGAGCGAGGCGCAGACCTCGGCCCGCCCTGCGGCAATCTCCCTTGAGAAGCGCTCCGCCAGGCGCTGGCGCAGATCGGACGAATTCTCCACCAGCGAGAAGCGTAGAGCTTCGTGCAGTGCGGGGAACTTCTTCGCGCACCAGTCCAACACGTCCCGGGCGAACAAGCCGCGGCCGGGGCCCAGCTCGCAGATCACGAAGCTGCGGGGCGAGTCCAGGGCGCGCCACATCTCCTCGAACTGCCGGGCCAGCAGACGGCCGAAGACGGCGTGCACGTCGCTCGCGGTGTAGAAATCGCCGGCCTTGCCGAACTTCTCCTGCGGGCGGCTGTAGTAGCCGAGCTCAGGATGGTAGAGGCAGAGCTCCATGTAGCGCGAGAACGGGATGGGACCGCGCTGGCGGACCTCTTCTTCGATCACCGCGCGCAGGCTCACGAACGCTCCCGGGCCTGGCGGTCTTTGCGGTCCTGGGGTGTGCGGGTGAACATCTCGACGAAGTAGTCGTGCAGGCAGTCGTAGAGCTGACGCTGGAAGTGCCACTCGAAGGACGGGTGGTCGAGGTCGCGCGGATGCAGCTCGAAGAAGTAGGTGTGGACCTTGACCTTGGGATCCTTGAAGCGGATGACCACCTCCACGCCCTCGCCCTTGGCGCGGGCGTCGAAGTCGAGCAGGGGGTGCTCGTAGAGGCGCAGTTGCTCCAGCACGCGCTGCAGGCGGGGATTGGGGGCTTGGGACACGGCTCGATTGTAAATGGGAGCGTGCCGCCCCTGCCGGGGCTCGGAGGTTCTCCGCTCCCCACCCCGGCGTTTACGCCCCAGGCTAACCCAAATGCCGCCCTGCGAGATGTGCCACGGTGGCGCGCTGCCGCCAGGATGCAAGAGTGGGCCGTGAAATCCGGAGTCCTCTGCGCTCTCTGCGATCTCAGCGGTGGATCTTACTCGTAGCGCAGGGCCTCGATGGGATCGAGGCGGGAGGCGCGGATGGCCGGCACCATGCCGCTGATGATGCCCACGAAGATCAGGATCCCGGTGGCCACCAGGAGGTTGCCGGGATCGATGATCAGGTGGATATCGCCGGCCTCGGCGTTCTTGGCCAGGGCGCTGTAGAGGGTAAGCGAGCCCACCGACTTGGCGATGATGAAGGAGAAGACCACGCCGATGGCGCCGCCGGCAAAGCTGATGGCCAGGGCTTCGGAGAGGAACTGGAGCAGGATGTGGCGCTTGCGCGCGCCCAGCGCCTTGAGCACCCCGATCTCGCGGGTGCGCTGCTGCACCGAAACCAGCATGATGTTCATCAGCCCCACTCCACCGATGCCCAGGGTGAGGGCGCCGATGAAGGCCAGCAGGATCTGCAGCCCGGCGGTGATGATGCGGAACTGCGAGACCTGGCGCATGGAGTTGAAGAGGAAGATGGCGCGGTGGTCGTCGGGGCGGAACTGGTGGGCCTCGGCCAGGGTGCCGCGCACCATGTCCTCCACCCGCTCGTAGTCCATGCCTTCGTAGTCCATCCACATGCCGTCGATGTACTGGGTGTTGACCAGGTCGCCGATGGCAGTGAAGGGGATGTAGACGATGCGATTGATATCGTCGTTGCCCTCCTGCATCTTGGGAGCGAGCACGCCGATCACCTGGAAGCTGAGGCCGTTGATGCGGATGTACTCGCCCACCGCGTAGCGGCCGCTGAACAGCTTGCTCTTGGCCTCCGAGCCGATCACGGCCACGCGCGCGTGCTGCAGCTCGTCTTCCTCATCGAAGAAGCGGCCCACCTCCGGCTTGAGCACGCGGATGTTCTGGATGTTGGGGTAGTTGCCCGACACCGGAAAGTCGAAGGAGCGGTTGTCGGCCACCACCGTCATCTGGCGGTCCACGTCGGGGGAGATGTGCTTGATGAGGGGGACGGAGTTGGAAAGGCGGTCCACGTCGTCGAGCGGGAAGCGGATCTGGACGCCGGCCTTGGCGCCCCCCGCCTGCATGGAGGTGCGGCCGGGGAAGACGGCGATCACCTTGGCGCCGAAGTTGGCGAAGATGTTGTCGATGGCCACGCCGAAGCCGGCCCCGTAGGAGAGCAGCAGGATGACGGTGGCGATGCCCCAGGCCATGCCCAGCAGGGTCAGGGCGGTGCGCCGCCGGTTGTAGCGCATGGCGCCGTAGGCTTCCTGGAGGAGGTCACGCAGCATGATTCACTCCTGCCGCAAGGCCTCCACCGGCTCCAGCTGCGCGGCCTTGCGTGCGGGATAGAGTCCGGCAGCGATGCCGGCCAGCGAGAGGCAGGCCATCGCCAGCATGGCAGTGAACGGCACCAGGGTGGGGGGATCGAAGCCCGGAGGCGAAGGCAACTGGTGCAGCGCCGCCATCAGGCCGGCCGCGGCCGCGAACCCGATGCCCCCGCTGACCACCGTCAGCATCACCCCCTCCAGGAAGAACTGGGTGAGGATGTTGCGGTTGGTGGCGCCCAGCGCCTTGCGCAGCCCGATCTCCTTGGTGCGCTCGCTCACCGAGACCAGCATGATGTTGATGATGCCGATGCCGCCCAGGGCCAGGGTCACGATGCCCACGAAGCCCAGGAAGTAGTTCATGGCGTCGAAGATCTTGCCCACCATCTCCGCGTTCTGGAT containing:
- a CDS encoding ABC transporter permease, with the translated sequence MLRDLLQEAYGAMRYNRRRTALTLLGMAWGIATVILLLSYGAGFGVAIDNIFANFGAKVIAVFPGRTSMQAGGAKAGVQIRFPLDDVDRLSNSVPLIKHISPDVDRQMTVVADNRSFDFPVSGNYPNIQNIRVLKPEVGRFFDEEDELQHARVAVIGSEAKSKLFSGRYAVGEYIRINGLSFQVIGVLAPKMQEGNDDINRIVYIPFTAIGDLVNTQYIDGMWMDYEGMDYERVEDMVRGTLAEAHQFRPDDHRAIFLFNSMRQVSQFRIITAGLQILLAFIGALTLGIGGVGLMNIMLVSVQQRTREIGVLKALGARKRHILLQFLSEALAISFAGGAIGVVFSFIIAKSVGSLTLYSALAKNAEAGDIHLIIDPGNLLVATGILIFVGIISGMVPAIRASRLDPIEALRYE
- a CDS encoding SAM-dependent methyltransferase, whose translation is MSLRAVIEEEVRQRGPIPFSRYMELCLYHPELGYYSRPQEKFGKAGDFYTASDVHAVFGRLLARQFEEMWRALDSPRSFVICELGPGRGLFARDVLDWCAKKFPALHEALRFSLVENSSDLRQRLAERFSREIAAGRAEVCASLEESRGPLADAVVFANEFFDALPVEAVTPEGQVYVDVEDGKLVERFRPPSPEAHAFLDRYGVRPEPGERVEAPLAAMGSMQKIASRLTRGFAVIIDYGYTREEQLAGRHRGTLMTYRQHTAGEDPYEAPGEQDITAHVNFTALRAAAEAAGLESLGLLTQAQFLMGIGQVDELADAFEPCLLPQERAKVTLQLKHLVTPAGMGETFQVLVLARGVEKEKAARLSGLAFAR